GACGTGGTGCGACGCTACGCCGAGGGGGCCGTCGAGCCGGTGCGGACGGGGACCGCCTCGACCGTCTACCACCTCGACCGCGACGCCGCGGAGGAGCGCGGCTGGTCGGTGACGGACGACGACCTCTTCGCGAAGGCGGCCGAGGCGGACCTCGGACTGCCGGAGTACGGCCGCTTCCTCGTCGAGCCGGGCGAGTCGATCTTGGAGGCCGCCGAGCGGGGCGGCCGGTCGTGGCCGTACGCCTGCCGCGGCGGTGCCTGCTCGAACTGCGCCGTGGTCGTCGTCGAGGGCGACGTGGCGATGCCCGGCCAGTCGATCCTCTCGGACGAACAGATCCGCGAGTCGAACGCCCGCCTCTCCTGCGTCGGCGTCCCGATCACCGACGAGGTCAAGATCGTCACCGGGATCGGCGACACCGAGGCGTTCGCCGACCTCCGCCTCCCGTCGCCGAGCGACACCGCCGAGACGTCGGACTGACACCCCCCGTCGGACGGGGCTTCGTCCGACCGCGACCTACTCTTCCGTCTCGTAGTGTTCGCCCGCCGCCTCGGGGATCTGGGTCCGGCCGACCAGCGTGAGCACGACGATCACCATCACGTACGGGATGGTCTGGACCAGCGTGTCCGGGACCGCGTAGCCGAGCTGCTGGAGCCGGATCTGTATCGCGTCGAGGCCGGCGAACAGCGCGCCAGCGCCGAGCGTGCCGAGCGGGTTGTAGTTGCCGAACAGGTACGCGACGATGGCGATGAACCCCTTCCCCTGGACCATCGTCTCCCCGGAGCCGACGAACTGGCCGATGGACAGCGCGAGCGCGGAGCCGCCGATCCCGGAGAGGAATCCCGAGAGCAGCACGCCCGCGTAGCGCACCTTCGAGACCGAGACGCCGACC
This genomic stretch from Halorubrum hochsteinianum harbors:
- the fer gene encoding ferredoxin Fer, whose translation is MGRLDEVDADRIRAWLPEVRSAEATAALMIAVAYDRGIGTAELASWYDRPEEWVEETVDALDSPRFVSTVARLEGVDVEAVAAESNLAPDTVRDWFDDLADRPVADAADVVRRYAEGAVEPVRTGTASTVYHLDRDAAEERGWSVTDDDLFAKAAEADLGLPEYGRFLVEPGESILEAAERGGRSWPYACRGGACSNCAVVVVEGDVAMPGQSILSDEQIRESNARLSCVGVPITDEVKIVTGIGDTEAFADLRLPSPSDTAETSD